One Stenotrophomonas oahuensis genomic region harbors:
- a CDS encoding beta-ketoacyl-[acyl-carrier-protein] synthase family protein produces the protein MVSSAVFLNELGVVSALGSGHAQTRAGLFADQPGGLHENDTLIAGRTLALGEVHTPLPDLSALPVELRGRNNGLLAAALEQIRPAVDAAVARYGAERVAVIVGTSTSGIGESENALRMQADEGRWPDDFHYAQQEMGTSARFVREQIDSRGPAWTISTACSSSAKALMSAARLLRAGVVDAVVAGGADSLCRFTVAGFSALESVSAARCNPFSRHRNGINIGEGAALFLMTREPGPVRLSGWGESSDAHHMSAPDPQAKGAIDAMQQALQRAGLAPEQIDYVNLHGTATGHNDAMESLAVATVLGGQVPASSTKPLTGHTLGASGAIEAALCWLTLAENPEQCLPAHFWDGQADEALPPLALVSPGSRAQRPLQHVLSHSFAFGGSNAVLALARS, from the coding sequence ATTGTGAGCAGCGCGGTATTCCTGAATGAACTCGGCGTGGTCAGTGCGCTCGGCTCCGGCCATGCGCAGACCCGCGCCGGCCTGTTCGCCGACCAGCCCGGCGGCCTGCACGAGAACGACACCCTGATCGCTGGCCGCACGCTGGCGCTGGGCGAAGTGCACACGCCGTTGCCGGACCTGTCGGCGCTGCCGGTGGAACTGCGCGGACGCAACAACGGGCTGCTCGCTGCCGCGCTGGAGCAGATCCGCCCGGCGGTCGATGCCGCGGTGGCGCGCTACGGCGCCGAACGCGTGGCCGTCATCGTCGGCACCAGCACCTCGGGCATCGGCGAGTCGGAAAACGCCCTGCGCATGCAGGCCGACGAAGGCCGCTGGCCGGATGACTTCCACTACGCGCAGCAGGAAATGGGCACCAGCGCCCGCTTCGTGCGTGAACAGATCGACAGCCGTGGCCCGGCCTGGACGATCTCCACCGCGTGTTCCTCCAGCGCCAAGGCGCTGATGTCGGCCGCGCGCCTGCTGCGCGCCGGGGTGGTGGATGCGGTGGTGGCCGGCGGTGCCGATTCGCTGTGCCGTTTCACCGTGGCCGGGTTCAGTGCGCTGGAATCGGTCTCGGCGGCGCGCTGCAACCCGTTCTCGCGCCACCGCAACGGCATCAACATCGGCGAGGGCGCGGCCCTGTTCCTGATGACCCGCGAGCCCGGCCCGGTGCGCCTGTCCGGCTGGGGTGAATCCTCCGACGCGCACCACATGTCGGCACCCGACCCGCAGGCCAAGGGGGCCATCGACGCCATGCAGCAGGCGCTGCAGCGTGCCGGGCTGGCCCCGGAACAGATCGACTACGTGAACCTCCACGGCACCGCCACCGGTCACAACGACGCCATGGAAAGCCTGGCCGTGGCCACCGTGCTGGGCGGGCAGGTGCCCGCCAGTTCCACCAAGCCGCTGACCGGCCATACGCTGGGCGCATCGGGGGCGATCGAGGCCGCGCTGTGCTGGCTGACCCTGGCGGAGAACCCGGAACAGTGCCTGCCGGCGCACTTCTGGGACGGCCAGGCCGATGAGGCGCTGCCGCCGCTGGCCCTGGTCAGCCCGGGTTCGCGGGCGCAGCGCCCGCTGCAGCACGTGCTCAGCCATTCGTTCGCCTTCGGCGGCAGCAATGCCGTGCTGGCCCTGGCGCGGAGTTGA
- a CDS encoding DUF3261 domain-containing protein: MHRLILALLLCVGLAACASTRMPAPKVQLPTLQLAPSALPAPLQLQQRLQFRFGSHERTLDALLEADHDEVRLAVQAMGQTGVRMVWDGRQLQQTRAPWLPPLVRGERVLDDLQFSLWPADAIRAVLPAGWMLDETDGIRRLQQNGETWLERDTLPDGRVRLRNLAEGYELVIESLDMGQAAL, translated from the coding sequence GTGCACCGGCTGATCCTGGCCCTGTTGCTGTGCGTGGGGCTGGCCGCCTGTGCCAGCACCCGCATGCCTGCGCCCAAGGTGCAGTTGCCCACCCTGCAGCTGGCCCCGTCGGCGCTGCCGGCACCGCTGCAGCTGCAGCAGCGCCTGCAGTTCCGCTTCGGCAGCCATGAGCGCACCCTCGATGCACTGCTTGAAGCCGACCACGACGAAGTCCGTCTGGCGGTGCAGGCCATGGGTCAGACCGGCGTGCGTATGGTCTGGGATGGCAGGCAGCTGCAGCAGACCCGTGCGCCGTGGCTGCCGCCACTGGTGCGCGGCGAGCGCGTGCTGGACGACCTTCAGTTTTCATTGTGGCCGGCCGATGCCATCCGGGCAGTACTGCCGGCCGGGTGGATGCTGGATGAGACAGATGGCATCCGCCGTCTGCAGCAGAACGGCGAAACCTGGCTGGAGCGCGACACCCTGCCGGATGGCCGGGTACGCCTGCGCAACCTCGCCGAAGGCTATGAACTGGTGATCGAATCGTTGGATATGGGGCAGGCAGCATTGTGA
- a CDS encoding NAD(P)/FAD-dependent oxidoreductase — translation MNAAVNDAPVESTDTVERTEILIIGAGPAGSVAAAMLRKQGRQVLMLERQQFPRFSIGESLLPQSMEYIEQAGLLQDVVQAGFQYKNGAAFVRGERSTEFDFREKFSPGWGTTYQVQRADFDNVLARGAERMGTTLRFGDEVLSVQPGRPARVQVRRPDGSEYTIEAGFILDASGFARLLPRLLNLESPSNFPVRGAIFCHVRDHIPADAGFDRNKILITTHPEHVDVWYWTIPFSNGCCSLGVVAEPSFFEKYSGTDLYKLQAIVGEDPNLTRLLRNAEWAVLPVRTITGYSANVSSLWGEGYALLGNAGEFLDPVFSSGVTIAFKSAQLASDCLAREHAGETVDWEANFAIPLRAGVKTFRRFVEAWYAGGFQKIIYHPEQQPDVRRMISSILAGYAWDTKNPYVADDSGRRLRVLEELCTG, via the coding sequence ATGAACGCTGCTGTGAATGACGCACCTGTTGAATCCACCGATACGGTGGAACGTACTGAAATCCTGATCATCGGGGCCGGTCCGGCCGGTTCGGTCGCCGCCGCGATGCTGCGCAAGCAGGGCCGCCAGGTGCTGATGCTCGAGCGTCAGCAGTTCCCGCGCTTCTCCATCGGCGAAAGCCTGCTGCCGCAGAGCATGGAATACATCGAGCAGGCCGGGCTGCTGCAGGACGTGGTCCAGGCTGGCTTCCAGTACAAGAACGGCGCGGCCTTCGTGCGCGGCGAGCGCAGCACCGAGTTCGACTTCCGCGAGAAGTTCTCGCCCGGCTGGGGCACCACCTACCAGGTGCAGCGTGCCGACTTCGACAACGTGCTGGCGCGCGGTGCCGAGCGCATGGGCACGACACTGCGCTTCGGCGATGAAGTGCTGTCCGTGCAGCCCGGTCGCCCGGCGCGCGTGCAGGTGCGCCGCCCGGATGGCAGCGAATACACCATCGAAGCCGGCTTCATCCTCGACGCCAGCGGTTTCGCCCGTCTGCTGCCGCGCCTGCTGAACCTGGAATCGCCGTCGAACTTCCCGGTGCGTGGCGCGATCTTCTGCCACGTGCGCGACCACATTCCGGCCGATGCCGGCTTTGACCGTAACAAGATCCTGATCACCACCCATCCCGAACACGTGGACGTGTGGTACTGGACCATTCCCTTCTCCAACGGCTGCTGCTCGCTGGGCGTGGTGGCCGAACCGAGCTTCTTCGAAAAGTATTCCGGTACCGACCTGTATAAGCTGCAGGCCATCGTCGGCGAAGATCCCAACCTCACCCGCCTGTTGAGGAACGCCGAATGGGCGGTGCTGCCGGTGCGCACCATTACCGGCTATTCGGCCAATGTCAGCTCGCTGTGGGGCGAAGGCTACGCGCTGCTCGGCAACGCGGGTGAATTCCTCGACCCGGTGTTCTCCTCGGGCGTCACCATCGCGTTCAAGTCGGCGCAGCTGGCCAGCGACTGCCTGGCGCGCGAACACGCCGGTGAGACGGTGGACTGGGAAGCCAACTTCGCGATCCCGCTGCGCGCGGGTGTGAAGACCTTCCGCCGCTTCGTCGAAGCCTGGTATGCCGGTGGCTTCCAGAAGATCATCTACCACCCCGAACAGCAGCCCGACGTACGCCGCATGATCTCCTCGATCCTGGCCGGCTACGCCTGGGATACCAAGAACCCGTATGTGGCCGATGACAGCGGCCGCCGCCTGCGTGTGCTGGAGGAACTGTGCACCGGCTGA
- a CDS encoding MMPL family transporter, with the protein MNESLKDAFHAGGRLQRLWRWLAIAWLLVLVGLAVQQWQLWKSESRIDTDILALLPQDAHDRLLSDVTRRIADVNARQIVVLLGSSDAAQTKAAEAAFRSTITPDGDAANVERGSAPLKEAGTIEGWFDQARAFYAPYRDRLLTTEQRQRLQSEPADTLAQSALAALYGPMGAPRLTDWGQDPLSLWPQWWQERAQGAGLQMGDDGLLEADGKHWAILQFETTGSAFQLDGERHIDLLLDQAAAAATQKAPGLEVLRAGVPLHAEAAAVQANWEINTIGWGSLAAVLLLVWLAFRSLRPILLVGASLLIGCGVALAVTVLVFGKVHVLTLVFGASLVGVAEDYGIHWFASRQAEPADRRWKLLRHLLPGLWLALLTSALAYLALGLAPFPGLRQMALFSVVGLAAAFLTVIFWFPWLDGGEIRTTRFARWLGSTLERWPRLQGRRPVGLFLGAVAFIAAVGMLRLQPNDDLRSLQSSPMDLINQQIRISQMLGLPSPAQFYLVQGDSAEQVLQREEALVDRLRVLAANKQIGGYRAISEWLPSVQRQQADAALTGAIEPRVLAQVGDAVGETLPRPDYAAQDLQAQAFLDSPVAMPFRHLWLGTVGQGMASVVMVDDLSRADALTLLEAQTQGIDGVRWVDRTADFSKLLKHYRKLMSVLLLVGIVLVFAVLYWRYRAQAWRVFAPTLVAGALTLGLLGLFGQPLQLFNVLALMLLLGMGIDYGIFLIEHRGDASAWLAVCVGAASTWLSFGLLGLSATPALRAFGLTLLFGIGLVWLISPLFRPPPHDAPH; encoded by the coding sequence TTGAATGAGTCGTTGAAGGACGCGTTCCACGCCGGTGGCCGCCTGCAGCGCCTGTGGCGCTGGCTGGCGATTGCCTGGCTGCTGGTGCTGGTCGGGCTGGCCGTGCAGCAGTGGCAGCTGTGGAAGAGCGAATCGCGGATTGATACCGACATCCTCGCGCTGTTGCCGCAGGACGCGCACGACCGTCTGCTGTCCGATGTCACCCGGCGTATCGCCGACGTCAACGCGCGCCAGATCGTGGTGCTGCTGGGCAGCAGCGATGCGGCGCAGACCAAGGCCGCCGAGGCCGCGTTCCGCAGCACCATCACGCCGGATGGTGACGCGGCCAACGTAGAGCGGGGCTCTGCCCCGCTGAAGGAAGCCGGCACCATCGAAGGCTGGTTCGACCAGGCCCGCGCGTTCTACGCCCCGTACCGCGACCGTCTGCTCACCACTGAACAGCGCCAGCGCCTGCAGTCCGAACCCGCCGACACCCTGGCGCAGTCCGCACTGGCCGCGCTGTACGGTCCGATGGGCGCACCGCGTCTCACCGACTGGGGCCAGGACCCGCTGTCGCTGTGGCCGCAGTGGTGGCAGGAACGTGCACAGGGGGCCGGCCTGCAAATGGGCGACGACGGCCTGCTCGAGGCCGACGGCAAGCACTGGGCCATCCTGCAGTTCGAAACCACCGGCTCGGCGTTCCAGCTCGACGGCGAACGTCATATCGACCTGCTGCTGGACCAGGCCGCCGCCGCAGCGACCCAGAAGGCCCCCGGCCTGGAGGTGCTGCGCGCCGGCGTGCCGCTGCATGCCGAAGCCGCTGCGGTACAGGCCAACTGGGAAATCAACACCATCGGCTGGGGCTCGCTGGCCGCGGTGCTGCTGCTGGTGTGGCTGGCGTTCCGCTCGCTGCGCCCGATCCTGCTGGTCGGCGCATCGCTGCTGATCGGCTGTGGCGTGGCGCTGGCGGTCACCGTGCTGGTGTTCGGCAAGGTGCACGTGCTTACCCTGGTGTTCGGTGCCTCGCTGGTCGGCGTGGCCGAGGACTACGGCATCCACTGGTTCGCCTCGCGCCAGGCCGAACCGGCTGACCGGCGCTGGAAGCTGCTGCGCCACCTGCTGCCCGGCCTGTGGCTGGCGCTGCTGACCAGTGCGCTGGCCTATCTCGCACTGGGCCTCGCTCCGTTCCCGGGGCTGCGCCAGATGGCGCTGTTCTCGGTGGTCGGGCTGGCCGCGGCCTTCCTGACCGTCATCTTCTGGTTCCCGTGGCTGGACGGCGGCGAGATCCGCACCACGCGCTTTGCCCGTTGGCTGGGGTCCACCCTGGAGCGTTGGCCGCGCCTGCAGGGCCGCCGCCCGGTCGGCCTGTTCCTGGGTGCGGTGGCGTTCATCGCCGCGGTCGGCATGCTGCGCCTGCAGCCCAACGACGACCTGCGCAGCCTGCAGTCCTCGCCGATGGACCTGATCAACCAGCAGATCCGCATCAGCCAGATGCTCGGGCTGCCCAGCCCGGCGCAGTTCTACCTGGTGCAGGGCGACAGCGCCGAACAGGTGCTGCAACGCGAAGAAGCCCTGGTGGATCGCCTGCGCGTGCTGGCCGCGAACAAGCAGATCGGCGGCTACCGCGCGATCAGCGAGTGGCTGCCGTCGGTGCAGCGTCAGCAGGCCGATGCCGCGCTCACCGGCGCGATCGAGCCACGGGTGCTGGCCCAGGTCGGCGACGCGGTCGGCGAAACCCTGCCGCGTCCGGATTACGCCGCGCAGGACCTGCAGGCCCAAGCCTTCCTCGACTCGCCGGTGGCAATGCCGTTCCGCCATCTGTGGCTGGGCACGGTGGGGCAGGGCATGGCCTCGGTGGTGATGGTGGATGACCTGTCGCGTGCCGATGCGCTGACCCTGCTGGAAGCGCAGACCCAGGGCATCGACGGCGTGCGCTGGGTCGACCGCACCGCCGATTTCTCCAAGCTGCTCAAGCACTACCGCAAGCTGATGAGCGTGCTGCTGCTGGTCGGCATCGTGCTGGTGTTCGCGGTGCTGTACTGGCGCTACCGCGCGCAGGCCTGGCGGGTGTTCGCCCCGACCCTGGTCGCCGGCGCGCTGACGCTGGGCCTGCTTGGCCTGTTCGGGCAGCCGCTGCAGTTGTTCAACGTGCTGGCCTTGATGCTGCTGCTGGGCATGGGGATTGACTACGGCATCTTCCTGATCGAACACCGCGGCGATGCCAGTGCCTGGCTGGCGGTGTGTGTCGGCGCGGCCAGCACTTGGCTGTCGTTCGGCCTGCTCGGCCTGTCGGCGACGCCGGCGCTGCGCGCGTTCGGGCTCACCCTGCTGTTCGGCATCGGCCTGGTCTGGCTGATCTCACCGCTGTTCAGACCGCCGCCGCATGACGCTCCACACTAA
- a CDS encoding outer membrane lipoprotein carrier protein LolA, protein MSRLWRTLGVLILLSVFAPVAAAADVDLVKQRVAKVGVLRGDFTQEKQVTGFKNPLRSQGRFVLAQDHGVIWTTLKPFPSEVVVTRDRILSRQSDGSTRVELDAKQQPAMRSVNAIMFALMSGDAQALSAQFTVKVDALPNNGWKMQLSPRSAMLGKVFTGLKLSGDRYVREVEITEANQDVTRIHFASMSETPAALSAEEGGKFE, encoded by the coding sequence ATGAGCCGTCTGTGGCGCACGCTGGGCGTGCTGATCCTGCTGTCCGTGTTCGCACCCGTGGCGGCTGCGGCCGATGTCGATCTGGTCAAGCAGCGCGTGGCCAAGGTCGGCGTGCTGCGCGGTGACTTCACCCAGGAAAAGCAGGTCACCGGTTTCAAGAACCCGCTGCGTTCGCAGGGTCGTTTCGTGCTGGCCCAGGACCACGGTGTGATCTGGACCACGCTCAAGCCGTTCCCGTCGGAAGTGGTGGTCACCCGTGATCGCATCCTGAGCCGCCAGAGCGACGGCAGCACCCGTGTCGAACTCGACGCCAAGCAGCAGCCGGCGATGCGATCGGTCAACGCGATCATGTTCGCGCTGATGAGCGGTGACGCGCAGGCACTGTCGGCCCAGTTCACGGTGAAAGTGGACGCACTGCCCAACAACGGCTGGAAAATGCAGCTGAGCCCGCGCTCGGCGATGCTGGGCAAGGTGTTCACCGGCCTGAAGCTCAGTGGCGACCGCTACGTGCGCGAGGTGGAGATCACCGAAGCCAACCAGGACGTCACCCGCATCCACTTCGCCAGCATGAGCGAAACCCCTGCGGCGTTGAGCGCGGAAGAGGGCGGCAAGTTTGAATGA
- a CDS encoding acyl-CoA thioesterase, translated as MTLPDLSFDVALSPTFHDCDPMHVVWHGNYFKYFEVARCALLQRYDYDYPQMRESGYLWPVVDARVKYIRPLLYGQQLVVRATITEWENRLKIVYEIRDAGSDQVLTRAHTIQVAVDAATNEMLYLCPSVLWDRLGVEVQ; from the coding sequence ATGACCCTGCCTGATCTGAGCTTTGACGTCGCCCTGTCACCCACCTTCCACGACTGCGATCCCATGCACGTGGTGTGGCACGGCAACTACTTCAAGTATTTCGAAGTCGCGCGCTGCGCCCTGCTGCAGCGCTACGACTACGACTACCCGCAGATGCGTGAGTCCGGCTACCTGTGGCCGGTGGTCGATGCGCGGGTGAAGTACATCCGGCCGCTGCTGTACGGCCAGCAGCTGGTGGTGCGCGCCACCATCACCGAATGGGAAAACCGGCTGAAGATCGTCTATGAGATCCGCGACGCCGGCAGCGACCAGGTGCTGACCCGCGCCCACACCATCCAGGTCGCGGTCGACGCGGCCACCAACGAAATGCTGTACCTGTGCCCGTCCGTGCTGTGGGACCGTCTGGGAGTGGAAGTGCAATGA
- a CDS encoding HAL/PAL/TAL family ammonia-lyase, translating into MESNAQLDHSRRSADRPTLRFGDAPLCIEDVVALSRRQADAMVSDTPEFVDRIQRGADFLDRLLREDGVIYGVTTGYGDSCTVNIPPALVAELPHHLFTYHGCGLGRYLDETETRAVVAARLASLVRGMSGVSHPLLQGLATLLRHDVLPLIPAEGSVGASGDLTPLSYVAAVLCGEREVMYQGARRPAAEVLAEIGMTPLRLRPKEGLAIMNGTAVMTALACLAYDRADYLTRLATRLTAFNVLASDGNAHHFDEMLFAAKPHPGQMQIAARLRQDLHSDRPPRNEQRLQDRYSLRCAPHVIGVVQDALPFLRQLIETELNSANDNPLIDADGERILHGGHFYGGHIAFAMDALKNTIANLADLLDRQLALVVDARYNHGLPANLSGSTGERAPINHGLKALQISVSAWTAEALKQTMPASVFSRSTECHNQDKVSMGTIAARDCLRVIELTEQVVAGMLIAARQGIALRQRKGMNATLHGELETMYQDLAARIALVEEDRALDGELRGLLEDIRGQRWSLYDPA; encoded by the coding sequence ATGGAAAGTAACGCCCAGCTCGACCATTCCCGCCGCAGCGCGGACCGCCCGACCCTGCGCTTCGGCGATGCGCCGCTGTGCATTGAAGACGTGGTGGCGCTGTCGCGCCGCCAGGCCGATGCGATGGTCAGCGACACGCCCGAGTTCGTGGACCGCATCCAGCGCGGCGCGGATTTCCTCGACCGCCTGCTGCGCGAGGACGGCGTCATCTACGGCGTCACCACCGGCTACGGCGACTCGTGCACGGTGAACATTCCGCCGGCGCTGGTGGCCGAGCTGCCGCACCACCTGTTCACCTACCATGGCTGTGGCCTGGGCCGGTATCTGGACGAAACCGAAACCCGCGCCGTGGTTGCGGCACGCCTGGCCTCGCTGGTGCGTGGCATGTCGGGCGTCAGCCATCCGCTGCTGCAGGGGTTGGCCACGCTGCTGCGCCATGACGTGCTGCCGCTGATTCCGGCCGAAGGCTCGGTCGGGGCCAGCGGTGACCTCACGCCGCTGTCCTACGTGGCCGCCGTGCTGTGCGGCGAGCGCGAGGTGATGTACCAGGGGGCGCGCCGACCGGCGGCCGAGGTACTGGCCGAGATCGGCATGACGCCGCTGCGGCTGCGTCCCAAGGAAGGACTGGCAATCATGAACGGCACCGCGGTGATGACCGCGCTCGCCTGCCTGGCGTACGACCGCGCCGACTACCTGACCAGGCTGGCCACGCGCCTGACCGCGTTCAACGTGCTGGCCAGCGACGGCAACGCGCACCACTTCGATGAAATGCTGTTCGCCGCCAAACCGCACCCGGGCCAGATGCAGATCGCCGCGCGCTTGCGCCAGGACCTGCACAGCGACCGTCCGCCGCGCAACGAGCAGCGCCTGCAGGACCGTTACTCGCTGCGCTGCGCGCCGCACGTCATCGGCGTGGTCCAGGACGCGCTGCCGTTCCTGCGCCAGCTGATCGAAACCGAACTCAACAGCGCCAACGACAACCCGCTGATCGATGCCGACGGCGAGCGCATCCTGCATGGCGGCCACTTCTACGGCGGCCACATCGCCTTTGCGATGGACGCGCTGAAGAACACCATCGCCAACCTGGCCGACCTGCTCGACCGTCAGCTGGCGCTGGTGGTGGATGCCCGTTACAACCACGGCCTGCCGGCCAACCTGTCCGGCAGCACCGGTGAGCGCGCGCCGATCAACCATGGCCTGAAGGCCCTGCAGATCAGCGTCTCGGCGTGGACCGCCGAAGCGCTCAAGCAGACCATGCCGGCCTCGGTGTTCTCGCGTTCCACCGAATGCCACAACCAGGACAAGGTCAGCATGGGCACCATCGCCGCGCGCGACTGCCTGCGCGTGATCGAGCTGACCGAACAGGTTGTGGCCGGCATGCTGATTGCCGCCCGCCAGGGCATCGCCCTGCGCCAGCGCAAGGGCATGAACGCCACGCTGCATGGCGAGCTGGAAACGATGTATCAGGATCTTGCCGCACGTATCGCGCTGGTCGAGGAAGACCGTGCGCTGGATGGAGAACTGCGTGGCCTGCTGGAGGACATCCGCGGCCAACGCTGGAGCCTGTATGACCCTGCCTGA
- a CDS encoding acyltransferase has translation MNAPADRAAPHWAELGETTSAAGVLFLCGVHRWFGRWPFRLCVYPVVLCHWLSNAVARRSSLQYLQRLQAHAGVLGRAPGRWHSLKHFASFADTLLDKLLGLGGRYPPERIHLQRDLMLEKIARREGGLILTAHIGCLELCQVLAEQVPGFHITVLVHTAHAQRFNRLMQRLDPLAQVELMQVTDMGPATAVELQRRVEAGGFVAIVGDRVPLRGGRTVPASFLGHTAQFPIGAYVLAAALACPVYTMACLHEGEGYRVRFEHFSDRIVLPRGSRDAALTAQAEQFAAWLETQVIQAPLDWFNFFPFWDQASHGK, from the coding sequence ATGAACGCGCCCGCCGACCGCGCTGCGCCGCACTGGGCCGAGCTGGGTGAAACCACCTCGGCTGCTGGCGTGCTGTTCCTGTGCGGCGTGCACCGCTGGTTCGGGCGCTGGCCGTTCCGGCTGTGCGTGTACCCGGTGGTGCTGTGCCACTGGTTGTCCAATGCGGTGGCGCGGCGTTCCTCGCTGCAGTACTTGCAGCGCCTGCAGGCGCACGCCGGCGTGCTCGGCCGTGCGCCCGGCCGCTGGCACAGCCTGAAGCACTTCGCCAGCTTCGCCGACACCCTGCTGGACAAGCTGCTGGGCCTTGGTGGCCGTTACCCGCCCGAGCGCATCCACCTGCAACGCGACCTGATGCTGGAGAAGATCGCGCGCCGCGAAGGGGGGCTGATTCTCACCGCGCATATCGGCTGCCTCGAACTGTGCCAGGTCCTGGCCGAGCAGGTGCCGGGCTTCCACATCACCGTGCTGGTGCACACCGCGCACGCGCAGCGTTTCAATCGCCTGATGCAGCGCCTGGACCCGCTGGCCCAGGTCGAGCTGATGCAGGTCACCGACATGGGTCCGGCCACCGCAGTGGAGCTGCAGCGCCGCGTGGAAGCCGGCGGCTTCGTGGCCATCGTCGGCGACCGTGTGCCCCTGCGTGGCGGCCGCACCGTGCCGGCGTCGTTCCTCGGCCATACCGCGCAGTTCCCGATCGGGGCCTACGTGCTGGCCGCCGCGCTGGCCTGCCCGGTGTACACCATGGCCTGCCTGCACGAAGGCGAAGGCTACCGGGTGCGCTTCGAGCACTTCAGTGACCGTATCGTGCTGCCGCGCGGTTCGCGCGATGCCGCACTGACCGCCCAGGCCGAACAGTTCGCCGCATGGCTGGAGACCCAGGTCATCCAGGCTCCTCTTGATTGGTTCAACTTCTTCCCCTTCTGGGATCAGGCATCGCATGGAAAGTAA
- a CDS encoding glycosyltransferase family 2 protein, with protein MREVAFSPVVVIPVYDHEHAIGAVVQGVLASGLPCLLVDDGSHDGCAQALRALAAQHPGQVALHRLEINQGKGGAMLAGFAQAAQRGYSHVLQIDADGQHTTGDIPVFVALAQAHPDAVICGIPAYDASVPRARLYGRYATHIWVWINTLSLQIRDSMCGFRVYPLAPVNRLAAEETIGRRMDFDTEVLVRLFWRGVQVISQPTRVTYPSDGVSHFDVWRDNVRISCMHTRLFFGMLPRAPRLLWRRLAGRPA; from the coding sequence ATGCGTGAGGTCGCATTTTCGCCGGTGGTGGTGATTCCGGTGTACGACCACGAGCACGCCATCGGCGCGGTGGTGCAGGGCGTGTTGGCCAGCGGCCTGCCGTGTCTGCTGGTCGATGACGGGTCGCACGACGGCTGCGCGCAGGCGCTTCGTGCGCTGGCCGCGCAACATCCAGGCCAGGTCGCGTTGCACCGGCTGGAGATCAACCAGGGCAAAGGCGGGGCAATGCTGGCCGGCTTTGCACAGGCCGCCCAACGCGGTTACTCGCACGTCCTGCAGATCGATGCCGACGGCCAGCACACCACCGGCGACATTCCGGTATTCGTGGCCTTGGCCCAGGCGCATCCAGACGCGGTCATCTGCGGCATTCCCGCCTATGACGCCAGCGTGCCGAGGGCGCGCCTGTATGGCCGTTACGCCACCCATATCTGGGTCTGGATCAACACCCTGTCACTGCAGATCCGGGATTCCATGTGCGGGTTCCGGGTCTATCCGTTGGCACCGGTCAACCGGCTGGCCGCGGAGGAAACCATCGGCCGGCGCATGGATTTCGATACCGAAGTCCTGGTCCGGCTGTTCTGGCGCGGCGTGCAGGTGATCAGCCAACCCACCCGCGTCACCTATCCCAGCGACGGCGTGTCCCACTTCGATGTGTGGCGTGACAACGTCCGCATCAGCTGCATGCACACCCGCCTGTTCTTCGGCATGCTGCCGCGCGCGCCGCGCCTGCTGTGGCGGCGGTTGGCCGGACGCCCGGCATGA